The sequence CAAGAAACTCTCAAATCCTCGCCCTAAACACCATAGCATGCATCCCTTCATGTTCACTTTCATTATAATATGcaaatagaataaataggTGTATCTGGAGTTGTGGGCTTTCAAAGAATTTCTTTGAGTTTCGCCTTTTGCGCTGACGTTAGGCTAGTCGGGAATTTCACCTTGATTTGAACAATAAAGTTGCCTCGCTGGGTAGGATCTTTTGGTTTCGGCATGCCCTGATGTGGGAATACTTCTTCATAGCCCGGTTGTGTAGGTCCGCTCCCAGAAACCCGCAGCTGCTTTCCATCAATGGTGGTCACGGTATGGCTCCAGCCGGTCAATGCTTCTTTAAGGCTGATTTCGACGGTGGTAACCAGGTCGTCTCCAACACGTTTCAGCCAGGGATGCTCTTTCTAAATAGCAAAAGCGTTAGTGTTAGCCTGTATTCAAAGAGTATCATTCTAGTTTCAAGTAAACTTACCTCCTGAATGATGAAATGGAGGTCCTGTGTTCCTCCTTCTTCCTGATCTCCTACGCCCTTGAACTTGATCTTACTACCCGCTTTTAAGCCGGGCTTAATGTCGAATTCCAAGATCTTGTCCTCCACGCTTCTCTTCCCTGTTCTTTCATCAAAGGTCTTTCTTTtaattttcatcttcttgtgTACGCCTTTAAAGATATCCTCCAGAGCAACCGGAAGCTGTTTCTCGACAGTGGTGACTTCAGGCGTGGGCGGCCGTCTCGCCTCAGCTGAAGGTCTAAATCGAGGCTGTCCACCACCCGCGGCTCGGaatgctccaccaccaccccctcctcctcccataCCTCCACCTAGGCCATTAAAAATCGAGAATATATCGGGGCCTTCGCCGCCAAAGCCACCCGAGCGAGCAAATCCGGAAAATATGTCCTCTGGGTCGCTGAACTTAAATCCTCCGGGTCCACCTGAAGTTGAAAAGTGGAATGTCCGTGTTCCACCGGGCATTCCGCCAAACCCTTGGAATCCGCCGGGCATGCCTCCTTCGAAAGGCATTCCGCCAGGGCCTCCGGGCGGAGCTTCGGCGCCGCCGCGAAGTAAGAATTCTAAGCCATATTGATCGTAGACTTTGCGTTTCTCGGGATCAGAAAGGACTTCGTAGGCTTGGGAGACCTCTATCCTGCTGGTTAGCAAAGGGTTGAGAATCTCAGCTTAGCTACTCCACCCACAGGATGGAATAGTCACTCACCTTTAAATTTCTCAGACGCTTGAGGGCTGTCTCTGTTCTTGTCTGGGTGCCATTTCAATGCTTGTTTTctaaaaagacaaatataTTAGTAAAATAGCAATTGTGAAAAAATACATTGCTGGGAAGCTGTGCATACTTGTAGGCTTTCTTGATCTCATCTTGTGAAGCACTTGGCTGAACCCCAAGAGAATCATAGAGCTTGGTTTCAGCAACCATGGCTGCTGAATTGTCTTGATATTAATATTTCGGACGAGAGTAGTCTGCGTTAAAGGAAAAGAACTAAATCTGCTGCTCGAAATTGGACGAGAGCAAGGTGTTGAACTTGGTCACAAGTGTCACCAAAGTCAATGGTTCCAGCCGGTGAGGGGAGATTTAAGGTTTGGTGATGTCAGAGCCCTGGGAGTAAAAAGCAAAcaattttctattttatcTCACGGGAAATTAGCAAGAAGATACATCCAAGATGTAGGGATGCTATTTGTTGAAGGGCAAGCAAGAGGATGGTTCTCATTGCTTTTGAGAAGACATGGTTAATGTGACACCGGCAGCGAAGCCATCGAACCTTCGCGAAGGTTCTATCAAAATATGGGTGATAACAGAACTTCGTATTCTGTGTTGAAATGGTGCGTTGAACTCGATGTGAATCATTGTTTATTCGACGGTGTATTTCGCAAGTACTACGGAATTGAATGGCTTATGGGGGAATTGGCTGTGTTTGCCAGCAGATGAGCCTTGGAGACTGACAGGCGTGGATGAAGCCCGCAGTCTATCATCAACTAAAATATGTTGTATAAGGATTtcttgtcatcagagcaaaCCGTTGATGCCGCTGCAAATTACAACAACTATTTAGTAACAATCGACACAACGTCCTCGTCTGCAACAGCATGACTCAGTCCGACTCTTTGGGGCACATGCATCGCGCTTTGTCCCCACACGAGCGCATACTTGAATGTTTCTTTGAGTGAGCGATGGATTTGGTCACAGACATCTTCGATGGTTGAATTATTCCTAACAATGAGCGCCTCGCTGAAGTCAGGCTCAACTCCCTTTCTGGAATCATCCCGTTAGCCATGGCACAGCCCGGAGCTGGTGTAGGTAGCGAGGTTACGTACCGCTTGGTATATATTCGAATCAACCGCAACTCCTCCCAGCATCTATCGATGACATCCTGGACTCCTAGGTCTAACTCACAGCTCATCACGCACGTATTAGGTTCTCGAGCTAGTTTATCAAGGAAGTCAACGCTGACACTGTCTATCTTGTTATAAACATATAAGCTATGGAGATGTTAGCCCTTTACCATCGCCATTGTCAAACAAATCTTACCACTTGATGTACTTCCTGTGGTCTTTCATGATAACGTCTATAAAATCATCAACCGTAGCTTATGGATTATTAGCTAATTACCAATTGGGTTGTGAAGGGGTCTGAGACAAACCGTTTTCATCCCGAACTAGGACTTCGCAATTCAAAATCTTATAATCTCGAAGGATATTGTAGAGCATCTTTTCATCCAAATTTTTGGGGGGATTCTGGAAAGTAATTTTCATTCCACCGGCTTTCTTCACCTTCAAGTAAATATTTCTATCCAATATTGTCAGTCCTTTATGTAGGAGAGATATTAGCCAAACGTCGGTCCAAACTTACGGTGGTTCACGATTCAACCGGATCCCAACAGCCTCCAATTCGGCTTCCAAGAGTGCTCTTTGCTCAGCACGTTTTGTCGCGTCAAGGACCATTAAAATCAGGTCACTAGTCTGTGTACTTATCTTAGTGATCCCGCCTAAAACGATTATCAACTTTTAAAGGACTTACTTTTGCAGCGGATATGACctgtcttcctcttcctttcCCCTCAGCGGCACCCTCAATAATTCCAGGAAGATCAAGCACTTGAATCTCTGCTCCTCCGTATTCAAGTACGCCCGGGATAGCCGTTAAGGTTGTGAAAGAGTATGCAGCGACTTCACTTTTCGTTTTTGTAATCTTCGATAAGAATGTCGATTTTCCAACAGATGGAAATCCCACCAGTGAAATTCTTGCATCGCCGCTCTTGCTGACATCGAAGCCCGTTCCGCCGCTGGACCCAGAACCAGCTGTGGGCTCGAGCAGCTGTGCACGTAGTCGAGCGAGCTTCCTGTATCATCGTGGCAATCCGTCAGATCGGTTTAAACACTGAACTAAGGCATCCCCCATATCCACGGGCAGATATGTTAATGCAGGTATCCGTGGCTGCTTTGGTAGAGATTTTCAATTCAATTCATCCAGGTGACTAGCAGTCATCCGGCTTGGCCTGGTCCCATGCATGGAAAGGTCGACTTAATGACAAAAAGTAAGCAGCTCTGCAGTACGCACCCCTTCAAAAGACCAAGATGGTATTCTGCGAAAGGTCAATATGCTAATCTGCTGCAAGACTGGATGCTCCTCATAACGCACCAGTCGCCTTGTTCTCTATGGCTTCGGTTAGCATATATTACTTTGTAAGATAATATAACACGTACTTTGCGTCCTCCGCATCTCATCCTCAATCCTAATGTCAAGTAATCTATTAGAACCCTTGGAGTTTGCCATATCTCTAGCGCAGGGCAGGTCTCACTCCTTGATCCTATCCGTGATGTTCACCATTTTGACGGTCCACTGTCAGTTACCACAGCCACCCGAGGATCAACAATACAACTGGAAAATGACTTTCAATGACTGTTGCAAATAACTTGGAATAAATATCATTCAAGCGATAGGCTACCCCTCGATCGAATTTCTAATGTCATCTTGACCCAGTCCAAGGCCTGTATTGGCGGAGTTTGCTTATGTAAGCTGAGCTTCGATCGCTCATCTTGGGAGCTGTAGCTGCGCAGGGCTCGTCTGGAGAATTCAGACACCTCAGATTCAAGCACGGCTTGTCGACACAGAAATGGCATCTACAGACTCGATACCTTCTGTTTCAGCCACTCTCCCTGCGAACTCCCCCGGTGTTGTTGCTGACCCTGAAAATGACGCGCCAACGACTTCCGCCCTGACCAAGCAATCCGACACCGCCCTAACCAGTACAGCAGCCTCCGAAGACccagagaagaaaacaaagCGGATAATCCGCCGCAAGAGACGGCCTGCTCGCGTTCAAATCGACCCGGCCACAATCAAATCGGAGCCACCTCCTCAAACCGGTACGATCTACAACATTTGGTATAACAAATGGTCTGGTGGCGATCGCGAAGACAAGTATCTCTCGAAACACAAAGCGCCTTCGCGATGCTCTATAGCTACGGATAGTGGGTATACACGTGCAGATAAAGTGACCGGGTCATTTTTCTGTTTATACTTCGCGCGAGGGGTTTGTCCGAAGGGCCATGAATGCGAATACCTACACCGATTGCCGGGCATACATGATCTATTCAATCCGAACGTCGACTGCTTTGGTCGAGACAAGTTCAGTGATTACCGCGATGACATGGGTGGCGTGGGAAGCTTTATGAGACAGAATAGAACGCTATATGTGGGAAGGATACACGTTACAGACGACATTGAAGAAGTCGTTGCGAGACATTTCTCCGAATGGGGTCAGATCGATCGAATCCGAGTTCTTAACAATAGAGGTGTTGCATTCGTTACGTATAGTAACGAAGCAAATTCGCAATTTGCCAAGGAGGCTATGGCGCACCAGAGTCTGGATCATAATGAGATTTTGAACGTGCGCTGGGCTACTGTGGATCCGAATCCGGCAGCTCAGAAGCGCGAGGCCCAACGAATCGATGAACAAGCAGCAGAGGCCATTCGAAGAGCTCTGCCGGCTGATTTTGTGGCGGAAATAGAAGGAAGAGACCCGGAAGCcaggaagaggaaaaaaattGAAGGAGGGTTCGGCTTGCAGGGCTACGAACCTCCCGATGAGGTTTGGTACGCTCGGAGTAGAGAACTCGAAGAAGCTGCAGAAACTCGACAACTTGAAGCCCCCGAACAGCCATATATGATCGAGGATGCCCGTACTGCTCAGCACACGTTTACTACAGCTGGTTCTACAGCAGACCGAGGCGGAGGTATTCTTTCAGGCGCAACGCTAGCAGCGTTGCATGGATATGGTGGTTCAAATATAATACAAGCTTCTACCCCACAAAATACTGGCCCTCTGGTAGCCTACGGCAGCGATGATGAAAGCGATTGATGTTTCGAAGCACTGTATGATAGGCACCGACAACTAGCTATGCTAATTGAGCCTGGATGCGGAATGCATATTGTCATAGCCTTGAACCCTTTATTTCATCTAAAGCATGAAAATTCATCAAATTCATCAAATACATGATTATCCATCATTTCCCAAGCGTCAAATCATAATAGACACAATTACCATTACGATAATTGTAGATAAAGGCGTTTCGGTATCGTTCGGTTCCGTCCTGCTCCTTGCTCTCGCTGGCAAGCTCATACAGTAAGTTGAGCAGATCGGTCAGGTACTTCCTTTCCACCAATGGAACGCTTTGAATGACAACACGCCATGCGTCCGCATCAGCAAGGCGGGTGTTGCGAATGGCCTCGAGAACATCATCACGGATGTCGATAGCTGCGATAGGACCATCCAGTGCCTTGTCGGCCGTCTCGCGAGCTCGAAGTATTGCTAAACGGAAGATGACGGTTGTCAGGACACTTAACTTGACATCAAACATAACAGCTTAACATACCGGACTCAACCATATTCTGCCGATTTGTCTTTTTGCCTTTGTGCATTGGTGCAATAATTCGAACGTCCATGTCTCTCTCCCTACTCAAAGGATTAGGGTCCTGCGTTCCCTGTTTGGTGGATTTTAAAGTCtctgctttctctttctggTTTCGATGACGAATCTCAGCTCGAATCCAAGCAACGAGATCGCCACATCTGACATCGAATTCTTCCTTTCTAGCGAGACTCTTAATTTTCAATCCCCGATCTAAACTGTCCTGTTTAACAATAACCACCCAGCTGTGGTTATCGTCTCGATAACGAGCAAGAAGTTCTTCCAAGGACGAGGCATCGATAGCCAACTCGGCACTAATATCATGTGTCCATAGCTCTGACAAAATATCGAGAGCCAGTGTTCGGAGGACATTGCTATCAAAGCTTGCCACCAGGACGTCACACTGAAAGGTGATTAGCGCTGGCAACTGACAAATGTGGTCACTATTTACCTTGCGTTTCCGCCAAATATCACCGATATCCGAGATGTGTTTTGAGGAACCTTTAGTTCTGCCTTTGACGAGATTCGCCATCGATGCCGTCAATTTATCGAAGCTGAGATAAAATCCAACCGCGTGGCATTGAGGTCGCGACGACATTATCTTCGGACGGAATTCTTGGATCAAACTATCATACCGACCACCAGCTGCGAAAACGTCCCTTCTCCTCGTATCGAAGATGCACTGGAACAAGATACTACCTCCGTAAAATTTATTATTGACACTGCTTAGAGGACTAATATAAATCTTGCGTCGAACACGAAACCTCTTCAGGTAGGAGATAACAGCATTCAAGCGAGCAAAGATAGGGGTTAGCTTGTCGACAAATTCGGTATCTTCCATGATCAAACGAAGTCTCTTCAAAGCTTTTTCGGGAGAATCTGCACACTAATTAGTGGATAatacaaaacaaaaaaggcaTGGATTCCTTACCTCTGAAGTCAAACCGTGCCAAGTCATCAATTGATGTAGACGCTACTCCGATAGTAGGAGCGCGCAATTCAGTTCGAATCTTTTGCATAGTGTAATGTCCAACATTGAGCTTGCTGATCACCTCTTTCACAAGCGGTCTCTGCTTTGAACTGATGCGGCAAAACGCGATGATAGTATCGAGAAGGTCTGAATGATTGAGGTGGTAACACATCTGTGCCGTTCTCAGAGACGGAAACTCATCAAGGATTTCATCCAAAACCTTGATTGCTTCTGCCTCCTTCAAAGCAAGATCGAGGGTATTGTGGGAGACAATATCGAAGTCAACTTCATTGTGTGCACGTGGCTGTCCTCCATGGAGTGCTTCCCTGAAGACAGTTCCGAACGAGAACATCTTATCGATTGACGGATGTTGACGGGAGACGGACCGTGCATTTGGAAGTGTTAGGTCAAACGGCAGCTGAACTTGGTTCCCATCGGGGTCCAACAGTCTGACAACTCCAGGCCCATAATGGTTAGAGCGAGGAAATACTGTCTGCCTTGTGGTTTCAACTGCTCCATGTTTCCGGAATATCGCTATTAGCTGATCCTTCACTGCACCTTGCAGTACCATTTCGTTAGCAGGCGGCGACTCTCGCGAATCAATTTCCCATGCCAAATCTTCGAATTTGTTGGATGGCTGTGAGAATATTGCAGAGAGGATCTTTTTGTAGTCTGCAGAATTTGGATCCGATAGTAAACCCATTACGGCTTTTCTAaacatttcttcttcaacctGTAGTGGAATCTTTCCGCTTTGAAGGATCTCTATCGCTGCTGGCCTCTCCCCTGGGCGGTGGCTAATGAGTGACTCGATAATCTGCCCCTGGACAACCTTTTCCGGTAGTTCAAAAGTTTCAGGGAGCACATGGTCTTTCTTTCTAATTTCCTGAAGGGTATGGTCCCGCTCCATGGCAGTGTTGAGAGGGTGACACATTTCAAAGAATATGATCCCGAGAGAGTACATCTGTTTAAATTAGCAAAATGGCTGGGAAATGCTAAAATGGAGAGATGGAGGCAATGACTCACGTCCACCTTTTCATTGTACTGGCCATCTGCAGCAGATTTCATCTCCGGGGCCACATAATACGTTGTACCAATACTCCGCGTGAAGCTCTCACCAATATCCGGGACAAAGGAGGACTGGATAGCCGTTGAAAACTGACCACGAGTTGCAAGACCAAAGTCTCCGATACGAGGATTATTGGTGACATCCAAGAAGATGTTATCCGGTTTCAAATCCCTGTGAATAATTCCATGCGTATGAATATGATTTAAGCCATCCAGGATCTGCCGAAAGAGTCTCCAAGAAGCATCAACGTTTTCATGGAGTCCGTCCCGAATCAAGTCGCGAAGAGTCTGAGGAGAACTGTCAAAAGCCATAGGAGAGGAGATAGAAAAATGACCTTTACTTACGTGCTTTTCACAATATTCCATTTGGATATATAGCGTCGAAGTCACCTGGTGTGAACTTCCGGAGTTAACTAATTGAAGTTCATCCCCTTCCTCACCTGTAATTGATTGCGTTGGCTCGTCATCATTATCGTCATAATCTTCATCGTCTTCACGAATGGTTCCATTGGAAGTGGTCCGGCCCTCCCCATTTTCATCACCGTCGGGAGGTTGTTCGTCGCTGTCATAACCAAATTCAATTTTCGGATATCCTTTCGAACTCATAAAGTCGAGTCCGCTGGTACTATAGCCAAATTCGATGTTTGGATGGGAAAGTTCTTGGTCAGTCGACTCCACGGCATCATCTTCAACGCCAAAATAATCCTCTTCAAGCCAAGCAGTATAGTACCGCACGACATAGGGGTGGTTTAGTCTGGAGAGCAACATAATTTCTGAAAGAGTGTCTTTCAACGCCGCAGAAGACTTATGAGATATCTTTTTGACAGCATAAAACCGACCGTCGAGTTTGTTTCTCGCCTTAACAACCTGGCCAAATCCGCCTCGACCTAAACGGCCCACCTCGTCAAAATCATGCTCATAGCGTGAAAAAACTGGCAGCATCCCTTGGGAATCACTTCTCGCACGCCTTGGGTGAGGTGCTGAATTCGGCGTGGCTGTTGGCATTATTAGGGGCGAGTCCACCCGGAAAAACTCGAAAggatggatttgaaaagCGGTTGGTCGCTTTTTAGGGTCCACTTGGAAGAGTTCGCGCAACATATCCTGAAGAGGTTGGGAGAGATCCAGAGAAGTAATAAGTGAATTTGCCGACGTATATCGTTGCAGGACATCTTTTCCAAaacccatttgaaggaagaCGATACCCAAATCCCATACATCAGACTTAATACTTGGTTTCGCATCGTCCTGCATCAGCTCCGGAGGTTGCCAGAAAGTAGATTTTGAGGTATCCAAAGCCCTCTTCGCGCTGGAAGGCAATGGCAACGCTTCTTCAATGCTTCCAAGTAACTTTACTACAGTGCTACCGGTTGAGCTCCGAAAGAGCAGGACACGCGCAGAATGAATATTCCCGTGAACAAGTCTATGGCGGTGATAAAATTCGAGGCCCTCGACGAGCTGAATCATCCAGGCTTTCACATTCTCTGCTGGCAAAGTACCAACCATGTCGAGGAGTTCGGAAAGCGACCCCTTATTCGCATACTCAAACAGTGCAGAGACATGCCAGGTATTGTCATGAGAAGCGTACGGGTCGAGCGGGCTATATATTTTGTAGCCGACGAAATCAACCAAATTTGGATGGCGAAGAGACTTGAGAATCTCCAGTTTGTCCTCACTTGATCCTATCCTCTGTCTAACGTCTGAGATCTTTGTCTCCTTCTCGCGGATGAAAATTTCCTTGAGTACCAGGAGCGGAACACGGTGCGTAGCTCCTAGCACAACCGGTTTCACGGTAAATGTCTCTTTGTGGTGGGTATGGTTGATCAAAGTTCTCCCATAAACAGCCCTGAAAGTTAGCTGCCGCCCTTCGTTATCAATGACTGTCATAGGGCTATCAAAAGTTACAGCCCCAGGGGTATCGTCGCTCGGGTCTAGATGCTCAACGTCTTCGAATGTGGACCTGCTCTTCCGACGGTAATTCTGCTCTTTCTCACGCTGTCTGATCTTGATCTGGTTCTTGAATGCCGCCTCGtattccttttcttcctcttttgtAGCTTCTTGCTGCTTCCTCAGCTCTTCCTGCTTCAACCGTTCAGCCTTTTGGAGCGCCGCCGCCTCTTGAGCTCTTCGTTCCTCTTCTAGGCTTCGACCTGCGTCAGATCGTGCGCGCATAAGAGCCGCATCTTCCAGAATGTCTTGTATCGAGACGGCCAACTCATAGATCATTTCATTGCCGAGCAGCTCGGTAGGTTTTGTGACGACTACATTCTGGATGCGAGATTTAGCGTCACCACGCAAATCTTCAATACACTCCAAAGTCAGCTTCGGGGCTGTTTTGGGGTACGTCGCTGGCAGTTCAACAAGCAGGTCTACACCCACTTCACAGTTGGACGATGCCTTTAAGTGCAGCTTAAACGCAATATCGGAAGATTGCTGATCCGCGGCGAAACACACATAATTAGCGGGGAATCCCGGAATTGGTGGGACAGGTAGAGTGAACACCAAGAGTACAGGTGCAGAGACATACCTTCCAAGCAGACTGTCGAGTTTCTACATATTCAAAGCCATCAGCATAGATTGAACGTAAGGCCTCAGCCTCGTTCACATGGATTTCTCGGTAATTTGTAATGGTGGCGGACGGAGAAGCTGCAGGGCCCGCATCTGAAGATAGTTGcggttttttcttttccgcTGCTAGGTGCCCGTTCTTCCTGGTGCCTTTCTTTTGTTTGGCCGGCATGGTGAAAGTTGACTCGTGGAAGAGGTAGGCACGGAAATTGAGGAAGATTGAAACTGTTGCCCCGGATGAAGGAAGCAACAGAAAGGGCAGCCGAAGCTGCAGCCCTCTACCTTAGCATGATGTGATGACAGTTGACCAGGAGATAGAACAGTAGACAGTGAACGACAATATTTCACAGTGCAAGTTGGAGCTCAGACAGCGCCTGGTAACCTCTTTGGAAGCTTGGTGGCAGAACTGATAAGGCGGTGGGGCATCCGGTAGCGGAGCCGACTCGGAACAACATTTCGCCGGTAAATCGCCTTGGAAAACCGCCCGCTCGACTGTTTCCTGCAGAGATTATCCACCCCCCAAGGGACAGCTGTCGACCCGCCTTGCTTGGCTCCATAAAAGGGCACAGTTCACATATCTACTGtctactctgtacatgcATGCATCATCAGAAACTGGATACCATGTTTCCCGAAAAGACTGGTGGTCAATATGGCAGAGCGTGTCTCTACCCCGTAGTGGAGGTGATGATCAGGTCCAGAACTGCCTCACTTTGGTCGGATCCCCGTCCACTCAAAACAGTCACTGCTTGTCTCATTTTCCAAGACCATGTGTCTGCACCATGTGAGAATTGCTGTTAGGCATCAAATCAAGGCCTTGCCGAGGGAACAACAAGAACACGTATCTCTACAAAAGATTTCGTTTCTATCTCCATATGAGTTTTCCATGCCAGCCTTGGAACACTTTCATCCCGCTGAAGTGAGATTAGGCGCAGGGCAATATTACATAACCAGGCTGTCATGGATATCCTGGCATCAGGCCATGTAGTAAGTATGTATGGACATCCATCCGGCCCTGGTCTCGCTCGGACTATCATGGATGATCAAGCAAGGTCGTACCAAATCTTCAGGGGAGAGACACCAGGTGCCAGGAAAACTACCAACGCGACTTAAACCAGACAATATTACCATCAGTACCGAGTACACCGTTCCCTATattccgtacggagtacaaacCATGCTTATCAATAGATTAATGCCTCTGTAACGACCGATCGActcccttcttcttcttcttcatcatgcGCCCTCTTGACGTGCCCCTCCGCCATCCATGCGGCTTTTGGGCGCCCAGTCATCATCACGTGACACACCACAGGCCAGAAATTGGGCAGAGTTGCTTGGCGCCAGAAGCGGTTTAGCGCTGTGAAGCTGCCAATTGCCAAAGCTCAGACGGGCATCGAAACCGTGCAGCGTAAACAAACGTGGTTCCCTTCGTCGATGATGACGGCGGCACCACCACAATTGCATCCCGTCAATAAATAGCCGTCATACAGACGCGTCTTTACTTACCCTGCTAAATTTAAAACTGGTTTAGTGGCAAATGACCCCTTGTAGGAGTTGAGAACCGCAAATATGTTGGGATGGTTGGCAGGTGCCGGGCGCGGGGAAGGCGTCGGTAGGTTCTGAGAACAGCCAATCCACCTATCCACTATCAAAACCCGATTTCACTGTTACTGATTAACCCGAAGATGCACCTGAGACTCCAGCTCCTGCGTTCGCCTAcaaagctttcaaaaacGCTCTCCTCGGCACTCCCGCCGAGATCGATGAGGACCGCGAGCTTACCATTCCACTAAAACCACTAGAGAACACTTACC is a genomic window of Coccidioides posadasii str. Silveira chromosome 3, complete sequence containing:
- the RBG2 gene encoding Ribosome-interacting GTPase 2 (EggNog:ENOG410PG8U~COG:T~BUSCO:9730at33183), which encodes MVNITDRIKEIEDEMRRTQKNKATEYHLGLLKGKLARLRAQLLEPTAGSGSSGGTGFDVSKSGDARISLVGFPSVGKSTFLSKITKTKSEVAAYSFTTLTAIPGVLEYGGAEIQVLDLPGIIEGAAEGKGRGRQVISAAKTSDLILMVLDATKRAEQRALLEAELEAVGIRLNREPPNIYLKVKKAGGMKITFQNPPKNLDEKMLYNILRDYKILNCEVLVRDENATVDDFIDVIMKDHRKYIKCLYVYNKIDSVSVDFLDKLAREPNTCVMSCELDLGVQDVIDRCWEELRLIRIYTKRKGVEPDFSEALIVRNNSTIEDVCDQIHRSLKETFKYALVWGQSAMHVPQRVGLSHAVADEDVVSIVTK
- a CDS encoding uncharacterized protein (BUSCO:5995at4751~EggNog:ENOG410PHNI~COG:J~BUSCO:211at33183), producing the protein MPAKQKKGTRKNGHLAAEKKKPQLSSDAGPAASPSATITNYREIHVNEAEALRSIYADGFEYVETRQSAWKQSSDIAFKLHLKASSNCEVGVDLLVELPATYPKTAPKLTLECIEDLRGDAKSRIQNVVVTKPTELLGNEMIYELAVSIQDILEDAALMRARSDAGRSLEEERRAQEAAALQKAERLKQEELRKQQEATKEEEKEYEAAFKNQIKIRQREKEQNYRRKSRSTFEDVEHLDPSDDTPGAVTFDSPMTVIDNEGRQLTFRAVYGRTLINHTHHKETFTVKPVVLGATHRVPLLVLKEIFIREKETKISDVRQRIGSSEDKLEILKSLRHPNLVDFVGYKIYSPLDPYASHDNTWHVSALFEYANKGSLSELLDMVGTLPAENVKAWMIQLVEGLEFYHRHRLVHGNIHSARVLLFRSSTGSTVVKLLGSIEEALPLPSSAKRALDTSKSTFWQPPELMQDDAKPSIKSDVWDLGIVFLQMGFGKDVLQRYTSANSLITSLDLSQPLQDMLRELFQVDPKKRPTAFQIHPFEFFRVDSPLIMPTATPNSAPHPRRARSDSQGMLPVFSRYEHDFDEVGRLGRGGFGQVVKARNKLDGRFYAVKKISHKSSAALKDTLSEIMLLSRLNHPYVVRYYTAWLEEDYFGVEDDAVESTDQELSHPNIEFGYSTSGLDFMSSKGYPKIEFGYDSDEQPPDGDENGEGRTTSNGTIREDDEDYDDNDDEPTQSITGEEGDELQLVNSGSSHQVTSTLYIQMEYCEKHTLRDLIRDGLHENVDASWRLFRQILDGLNHIHTHGIIHRDLKPDNIFLDVTNNPRIGDFGLATRGQFSTAIQSSFVPDIGESFTRSIGTTYYVAPEMKSAADGQYNEKVDMYSLGIIFFEMCHPLNTAMERDHTLQEIRKKDHVLPETFELPEKVVQGQIIESLISHRPGERPAAIEILQSGKIPLQVEEEMFRKAVMGLLSDPNSADYKKILSAIFSQPSNKFEDLAWEIDSRESPPANEMVLQGAVKDQLIAIFRKHGAVETTRQTVFPRSNHYGPGVVRLLDPDGNQVQLPFDLTLPNARSVSRQHPSIDKMFSFGTVFREALHGGQPRAHNEVDFDIVSHNTLDLALKEAEAIKVLDEILDEFPSLRTAQMCYHLNHSDLLDTIIAFCRISSKQRPLVKEVISKLNVGHYTMQKIRTELRAPTIGVASTSIDDLARFDFRDSPEKALKRLRLIMEDTEFVDKLTPIFARLNAVISYLKRFRVRRKIYISPLSSVNNKFYGGSILFQCIFDTRRRDVFAAGGRYDSLIQEFRPKIMSSRPQCHAVGFYLSFDKLTASMANLVKGRTKGSSKHISDIGDIWRKRKCDVLVASFDSNVLRTLALDILSELWTHDISAELAIDASSLEELLARYRDDNHSWVVIVKQDSLDRGLKIKSLARKEEFDVRCGDLVAWIRAEIRHRNQKEKAETLKSTKQGTQDPNPLSRERDMDVRIIAPMHKGKKTNRQNMVESAILRARETADKALDGPIAAIDIRDDVLEAIRNTRLADADAWRVVIQSVPLVERKYLTDLLNLLYELASESKEQDGTERYRNAFIYNYRNGNCVYYDLTLGK
- a CDS encoding uncharacterized protein (EggNog:ENOG410PKB4~COG:O~BUSCO:11855at33183), which produces MVAETKLYDSLGVQPSASQDEIKKAYKKQALKWHPDKNRDSPQASEKFKEVSQAYEVLSDPEKRKVYDQYGLEFLLRGGAEAPPGGPGGMPFEGGMPGGFQGFGGMPGGTRTFHFSTSGGPGGFKFSDPEDIFSGFARSGGFGGEGPDIFSIFNGLGGGMGGGGGGGGAFRAAGGGQPRFRPSAEARRPPTPEVTTVEKQLPVALEDIFKGVHKKMKIKRKTFDERTGKRSVEDKILEFDIKPGLKAGSKIKFKGVGDQEEGGTQDLHFIIQEKEHPWLKRVGDDLVTTVEISLKEALTGWSHTVTTIDGKQLRVSGSGPTQPGYEEVFPHQGMPKPKDPTQRGNFIVQIKVKFPTSLTSAQKAKLKEIL
- the CWC2 gene encoding Pre-mRNA-splicing factor (BUSCO:363593at4751~EggNog:ENOG410PG3V~COG:A~BUSCO:9733at33183), giving the protein MASTDSIPSVSATLPANSPGVVADPENDAPTTSALTKQSDTALTSTAASEDPEKKTKRIIRRKRRPARVQIDPATIKSEPPPQTGTIYNIWYNKWSGGDREDKYLSKHKAPSRCSIATDSGYTRADKVTGSFFCLYFARGVCPKGHECEYLHRLPGIHDLFNPNVDCFGRDKFSDYRDDMGGVGSFMRQNRTLYVGRIHVTDDIEEVVARHFSEWGQIDRIRVLNNRGVAFVTYSNEANSQFAKEAMAHQSLDHNEILNVRWATVDPNPAAQKREAQRIDEQAAEAIRRALPADFVAEIEGRDPEARKRKKIEGGFGLQGYEPPDEVWYARSRELEEAAETRQLEAPEQPYMIEDARTAQHTFTTAGSTADRGGGILSGATLAALHGYGGSNIIQASTPQNTGPLVAYGSDDESD